The Zingiber officinale cultivar Zhangliang chromosome 10A, Zo_v1.1, whole genome shotgun sequence genome contains a region encoding:
- the LOC122026271 gene encoding plasma membrane ATPase 4 isoform X2, with amino-acid sequence MAGNRAISLEEIRNETVDLERIPVEEVFEQLKCSREGLTSEEGANRLQIFGPNKLEEKKESKILKFLGFMWNPLSWVMEMAAVMAIALANGGEKPPDWQDFIGIIVLLIVNSTISFIEENNAGNAAAALMAGLAPKTKVLRDGRWTEQDAAILVPGDIISIKLGDIVPADARLLEGDPLKIDQSALTGESLPVTKSPGDEVFSGSTCKQGEIEAVVIATGVHTFFGKAAHLVDSTNQVGHFQKVLTAIGNFCICSIAVGMVVEIIVMYPIQHRRYRDGIDNLLVLLIGGIPIAMPTVLSVTMAIGSHRLSQQGAITKRMTAIEEMAGMDVLCSDKTGTLTLNKLSVDKNLVEVFAKGVDKEHVILLAARASRMENQDAIDAAMVGMLADPKEARAGIRELHFLPFNPVDKRTALTYIDNNGNWHRASKGAPEQILSLCNCKEDVRNKVHAVIDKYAERGLRSLAIARQEVPEKSKESAGGPWQFVGLLPLFDPPRHDSAETIRRALNLGVNVKMITGDQLAIAKETGRRLGMGTNMYPSSSLLGQNKDASMAALPVDELIEKADGFAGVFPEHKYEIVKKLQERKHICGMTGDGVNDAPALKKADIGIAVADATDAARSASDIVLTEPGLSVIISAVLTSRAIFQRMKNYTLGFMLIALIWKFDFSPFMVLIIAILNDGTIMTISKDRVKPSPMPDSWKLKEIFTTGVVFGGYLALMTVIFFWAMKDTDFFSDKFKVRSLRHNDDEMMAALYLQVSIVSQALIFVTRSRSWFFVERPGLLLVSAFIIAQLIATIIAVYADWGFARIKGIGWGWAGVIWLYSIIFFFPLDWFKFAIRYILSGKAWDNLLENKTAFTTKKDYGREEREAQWAMAQRTLHGLQPPETANLFSDKSSYRELSEIAEQAKRRAEIARLRELHTLKGHVESVVKLKGLDIDTIQQHYTV; translated from the exons ATGGCCGGCAACAGGGCGATCAGCCTGGAGGAGATCAGGAATGAGACTGTTGATCTT GAACGAATTCCGGTTGAAGAAGTGTTCGAGCAGCTAAAATGCAGCAGAGAAGGTTTGACATCCGAGGAAGGAGCCAACCGGCTCCAAATCTTCGGCCCAAACAAGCTCGAAGAGAAAAAG GAGAGCAAGATTCTCAAATTCTTAGGTTTCATGTGGAATCCCCTCTCATGGGTCATGGAGATGGCTGCCGTCATGGCCATTGCTTTGGCCAACGGAGGCGAAAAACCGCCCGACTGGCAAGATTTTATTGGTATTATTGTTTTGCTCATTGTTAACTCGACCATCAGCTTCATTGAAGAAAATAACGCTGGCAATGCCGCTGCTGCATTGATGGCTGGTCTTGCTCCCAAGACAAAG GTGCTTAGAGATGGTCGTTGGACTGAGCAGGATGCTGCCATTCTGGTGCCAGGTGATATTATTAGCATCAAGTTGGGAGATATTGTTCCTGCAGATGCTCGACTTCTTGAAGGAGATCCTTTGAAGATTGATCAATCTGCCTTAACCGGAGAATCTCTCCCTGTCACCAAGAGTCCTGGAGATGAAGTATTCTCTGGTTCAACTTGCAAGCAAGGAGAGATTGAGGCTGTTGTCATAGCCACTGGGGTTCACACTTTCTTTGGCAAGGCTGCCCATCTAGTGGATAGCACCAACCAAGTTGGGCACTTTCAAAAGGTCCTTACAGCCATTGGTAATTTCTGCATTTGCTCCATTGCAGTTGGCATGGTTGTCGAGATTATTGTCATGTATCCAATTCAGCACAGAAGATACAGGGATGGGATCGACAATCTGTTGGTCCTCTTGATTGGAGGCATCCCAATTGCCATGCCTACTGTTCTTTCAGTGACCATGGCTATTGGATCACACCGACTATCCCAACAAGGCGCTATCACTAAGAGAATGACTGCTATTGAGGAGATGGCTGGCATGGATGTTCTTTGCAGTGACAAAACAGGGACCTTAACTCTTAACAAGTTGAGTGTTGATAAAAATCTGGTTGAGGTATTTGCTAAGGGTGTAGATAAAGAGCACGTGATCCTGTTGGCTGCAAGAGCATCAAGGATGGAAAACCAGGATGCTATTGATGCAGCTATGGTGGGGATGCTTGCAGACCCAAAGGAG GCTAGAGCTGGTATTAGGGAATTGCATTTCCTCCCTTTCAACCCAGTTGACAAAAGAACTGCTCTTACCTACATAGATAATAATGGCAACTGGCATCGTGCAAGTAAAGGTGCACCAGAGCAg ATTTTGAGCCTTTGCAACTGTAAAGAAGATGTCAGAAATAAGGTTCATGCTGTAATTGACAAATATGCTGAACGTGGACTTCGATCACTAGCTATTGCAAGACAG GAAGTTCCAGAGAAGTCTAAAGAGAGTGCTGGAGGTCCGTGGCAATTTGTTGGTTTATTGCCACTTTTCGATCCCCCTAGGCATGATAGCGCAGAAACTATTAGAAGAGCTCTCAATCTTGGTGTTAATGTAAAGATGATCACTG GTGATCAACTTGCTATCGCAAAGGAGACGGGGAGGAGGCTTGGAATGGGGACAAATATGTATCCATCATCTTCATTACTTGGTCAAAATAAAGATGCATCAATGGCTGCACTCCCTGTTGATGAACTGATAGAGAAGGCTGATGGATTTGCTGGAGTATTCCCAG AGCACAAGTACGAAATTGTCAAGAAGTTGCAAGAGAGGAAGCATATATGTGGAATGACAGGAGATGGAGTAAATGATGCCCCTGCTTTGAAGAAGGCTGATATTGGTATTGCTGTTGCTGATGCAACAGATGCTGCTAGAAGTGCTTCTGATATTGTTCTTACTGAACCCGGTCTAAGTGTCATCATCAGTGCCGTTCTTACAAGCAGAGCTATTTTCCAGAGGATGAAGAACTATACT CTTGGATTTATGCTTATTGCATTGATATGGAAGTTTGACTTCTCACCCTTCATGGTTTTAATCATTGCGATCTTAAATGATG GTACAATTATGACAATTTCCAAGGACCGGGTGAAACCTTCTCCAATGCCCGATAGTTGGAAGTTGAAAGAAATATTTACTACTGGTGTTGTGTTTGGGGGTTATTTGGCATTGATGACTGTTATTTTTTTCTGGGCCATGAAAGACACAGACTTCTTCTCC GACAAATTTAAAGTTAGATCATTGAGACACAATGACGATGAAATGATGGCTGCTTTATACTTGCAAGTTAGCATTGTTAGTCAGGCTCTTATATTCGTTACGAGATCGCGCAGCTGGTTCTTTGTTGAGCGTCCTGGACTTCTCTTAGTCAGTGCTTTTATCATAGCACAGCTT ATTGCAACAATTATTGCTGTCTATGCTGACTGGGGTTTTGCCCGAATAAAAGGTATAGGCTGGGGTTGGGCTGGTGTTATCTGGCTTTACAGCATTATTTTTTTCTTCCCCCTGGATTGGTTCAAGTTTGCCATCCGCTACATTCTCAGCGGGAAGGCATGGGATAACCTTCTTGAGAATAAG ACGGCTTTCACTACCAAGAAAGATTATGGTAGGGAAGAAAGGGAAGCTCAATGGGCCATGGCTCAAAGGACTCTGCATGGACTCCAACCCCCTGAAACTGCTAACCTTTTCTCTGACAAGAGTAGCTATAGAGAGCTTTCTGAAATAGCAGAACAAGCGAAAAGACGAGCAGAAATTGCAAG GCTCCGCGAACTACACACTCTGAAGGGACATGTTGAATCAGTGGTGAAGCTGAAAGGGCTCGACATCGACACCATCCAACAGCATTATACTGTTTGA
- the LOC122026271 gene encoding plasma membrane ATPase 4 isoform X1, producing MAGNRAISLEEIRNETVDLERIPVEEVFEQLKCSREGLTSEEGANRLQIFGPNKLEEKKESKILKFLGFMWNPLSWVMEMAAVMAIALANGGEKPPDWQDFIGIIVLLIVNSTISFIEENNAGNAAAALMAGLAPKTKVLRDGRWTEQDAAILVPGDIISIKLGDIVPADARLLEGDPLKIDQSALTGESLPVTKSPGDEVFSGSTCKQGEIEAVVIATGVHTFFGKAAHLVDSTNQVGHFQKVLTAIGNFCICSIAVGMVVEIIVMYPIQHRRYRDGIDNLLVLLIGGIPIAMPTVLSVTMAIGSHRLSQQGAITKRMTAIEEMAGMDVLCSDKTGTLTLNKLSVDKNLVEVFAKGVDKEHVILLAARASRMENQDAIDAAMVGMLADPKEARAGIRELHFLPFNPVDKRTALTYIDNNGNWHRASKGAPEQILSLCNCKEDVRNKVHAVIDKYAERGLRSLAIARQEVPEKSKESAGGPWQFVGLLPLFDPPRHDSAETIRRALNLGVNVKMITGDQLAIAKETGRRLGMGTNMYPSSSLLGQNKDASMAALPVDELIEKADGFAGVFPEHKYEIVKKLQERKHICGMTGDGVNDAPALKKADIGIAVADATDAARSASDIVLTEPGLSVIISAVLTSRAIFQRMKNYTIYAVSITIRIVLGFMLIALIWKFDFSPFMVLIIAILNDGTIMTISKDRVKPSPMPDSWKLKEIFTTGVVFGGYLALMTVIFFWAMKDTDFFSDKFKVRSLRHNDDEMMAALYLQVSIVSQALIFVTRSRSWFFVERPGLLLVSAFIIAQLIATIIAVYADWGFARIKGIGWGWAGVIWLYSIIFFFPLDWFKFAIRYILSGKAWDNLLENKTAFTTKKDYGREEREAQWAMAQRTLHGLQPPETANLFSDKSSYRELSEIAEQAKRRAEIARLRELHTLKGHVESVVKLKGLDIDTIQQHYTV from the exons ATGGCCGGCAACAGGGCGATCAGCCTGGAGGAGATCAGGAATGAGACTGTTGATCTT GAACGAATTCCGGTTGAAGAAGTGTTCGAGCAGCTAAAATGCAGCAGAGAAGGTTTGACATCCGAGGAAGGAGCCAACCGGCTCCAAATCTTCGGCCCAAACAAGCTCGAAGAGAAAAAG GAGAGCAAGATTCTCAAATTCTTAGGTTTCATGTGGAATCCCCTCTCATGGGTCATGGAGATGGCTGCCGTCATGGCCATTGCTTTGGCCAACGGAGGCGAAAAACCGCCCGACTGGCAAGATTTTATTGGTATTATTGTTTTGCTCATTGTTAACTCGACCATCAGCTTCATTGAAGAAAATAACGCTGGCAATGCCGCTGCTGCATTGATGGCTGGTCTTGCTCCCAAGACAAAG GTGCTTAGAGATGGTCGTTGGACTGAGCAGGATGCTGCCATTCTGGTGCCAGGTGATATTATTAGCATCAAGTTGGGAGATATTGTTCCTGCAGATGCTCGACTTCTTGAAGGAGATCCTTTGAAGATTGATCAATCTGCCTTAACCGGAGAATCTCTCCCTGTCACCAAGAGTCCTGGAGATGAAGTATTCTCTGGTTCAACTTGCAAGCAAGGAGAGATTGAGGCTGTTGTCATAGCCACTGGGGTTCACACTTTCTTTGGCAAGGCTGCCCATCTAGTGGATAGCACCAACCAAGTTGGGCACTTTCAAAAGGTCCTTACAGCCATTGGTAATTTCTGCATTTGCTCCATTGCAGTTGGCATGGTTGTCGAGATTATTGTCATGTATCCAATTCAGCACAGAAGATACAGGGATGGGATCGACAATCTGTTGGTCCTCTTGATTGGAGGCATCCCAATTGCCATGCCTACTGTTCTTTCAGTGACCATGGCTATTGGATCACACCGACTATCCCAACAAGGCGCTATCACTAAGAGAATGACTGCTATTGAGGAGATGGCTGGCATGGATGTTCTTTGCAGTGACAAAACAGGGACCTTAACTCTTAACAAGTTGAGTGTTGATAAAAATCTGGTTGAGGTATTTGCTAAGGGTGTAGATAAAGAGCACGTGATCCTGTTGGCTGCAAGAGCATCAAGGATGGAAAACCAGGATGCTATTGATGCAGCTATGGTGGGGATGCTTGCAGACCCAAAGGAG GCTAGAGCTGGTATTAGGGAATTGCATTTCCTCCCTTTCAACCCAGTTGACAAAAGAACTGCTCTTACCTACATAGATAATAATGGCAACTGGCATCGTGCAAGTAAAGGTGCACCAGAGCAg ATTTTGAGCCTTTGCAACTGTAAAGAAGATGTCAGAAATAAGGTTCATGCTGTAATTGACAAATATGCTGAACGTGGACTTCGATCACTAGCTATTGCAAGACAG GAAGTTCCAGAGAAGTCTAAAGAGAGTGCTGGAGGTCCGTGGCAATTTGTTGGTTTATTGCCACTTTTCGATCCCCCTAGGCATGATAGCGCAGAAACTATTAGAAGAGCTCTCAATCTTGGTGTTAATGTAAAGATGATCACTG GTGATCAACTTGCTATCGCAAAGGAGACGGGGAGGAGGCTTGGAATGGGGACAAATATGTATCCATCATCTTCATTACTTGGTCAAAATAAAGATGCATCAATGGCTGCACTCCCTGTTGATGAACTGATAGAGAAGGCTGATGGATTTGCTGGAGTATTCCCAG AGCACAAGTACGAAATTGTCAAGAAGTTGCAAGAGAGGAAGCATATATGTGGAATGACAGGAGATGGAGTAAATGATGCCCCTGCTTTGAAGAAGGCTGATATTGGTATTGCTGTTGCTGATGCAACAGATGCTGCTAGAAGTGCTTCTGATATTGTTCTTACTGAACCCGGTCTAAGTGTCATCATCAGTGCCGTTCTTACAAGCAGAGCTATTTTCCAGAGGATGAAGAACTATACT ATTTATGCTGTCTCAATCACCATCCGTATAGTT CTTGGATTTATGCTTATTGCATTGATATGGAAGTTTGACTTCTCACCCTTCATGGTTTTAATCATTGCGATCTTAAATGATG GTACAATTATGACAATTTCCAAGGACCGGGTGAAACCTTCTCCAATGCCCGATAGTTGGAAGTTGAAAGAAATATTTACTACTGGTGTTGTGTTTGGGGGTTATTTGGCATTGATGACTGTTATTTTTTTCTGGGCCATGAAAGACACAGACTTCTTCTCC GACAAATTTAAAGTTAGATCATTGAGACACAATGACGATGAAATGATGGCTGCTTTATACTTGCAAGTTAGCATTGTTAGTCAGGCTCTTATATTCGTTACGAGATCGCGCAGCTGGTTCTTTGTTGAGCGTCCTGGACTTCTCTTAGTCAGTGCTTTTATCATAGCACAGCTT ATTGCAACAATTATTGCTGTCTATGCTGACTGGGGTTTTGCCCGAATAAAAGGTATAGGCTGGGGTTGGGCTGGTGTTATCTGGCTTTACAGCATTATTTTTTTCTTCCCCCTGGATTGGTTCAAGTTTGCCATCCGCTACATTCTCAGCGGGAAGGCATGGGATAACCTTCTTGAGAATAAG ACGGCTTTCACTACCAAGAAAGATTATGGTAGGGAAGAAAGGGAAGCTCAATGGGCCATGGCTCAAAGGACTCTGCATGGACTCCAACCCCCTGAAACTGCTAACCTTTTCTCTGACAAGAGTAGCTATAGAGAGCTTTCTGAAATAGCAGAACAAGCGAAAAGACGAGCAGAAATTGCAAG GCTCCGCGAACTACACACTCTGAAGGGACATGTTGAATCAGTGGTGAAGCTGAAAGGGCTCGACATCGACACCATCCAACAGCATTATACTGTTTGA